The DNA region aaaaaaaaaaaaaaaatcacatttccatcacatttacttttttttcttgcaatatTAATGTAATATTAATGTCtaattcagtgtttttcaacctttttttagccacggcacttttttttttcatttgaggCACAGCAAAAGcacaaaatgtaaaaattaaaatCTGTACCGTATGCAGGTAGCCCCCGGGTTACAACGTACTCTACCTATGCGATTTCGAATTTACGATGCCagtctcatccgccattttgtctctagtcgtttttttccccgcataaacagtaccttattgtacatcacagtatatatataaatttaagcttcataaatatgatgtgtagggttgttccgatcatgtttttttgctcccgatccgatcgttttagtttgagtatctgccgatcccgatatttcccgatccgattgctatatttttttttgctcccgattcaattccaatcattcccgataatttttcccgatcatatacattttggcaatgcactaagaaaaaaatgaataaagctcGGAcgaatatttacattcaacatacagtacataagtactgtatttgtttattatgacaataaatcctcaagatggcatttacattattaacattttttctgtgagagggatccacggatagaaagacttgtaattcttaaaggataaatatgactttgtatattgtgactaaatattgccatctagtgtatttgttgagctttcagcaaatgatactgtagccatttaactgttttgcccaaatgcatgatgggaagttcaaccatgactgtgcgtagtggcaccaattgatatatcttctctgcgttgaggcgtaacatagggtgttaaggaaaagatcaaccactaccattcttccccacattgcttcccacgatatttctaattgttgagagagggattttaaggctttagccatgtataaagaggctccaaagactgccaaaattctctctactcattttatgcttcctgatagctctatatataggtataacGGCACCATTATAGTTTGAACGCGACTATGAGTGAGTggcttgtgcagcgcatgcgttaactgcattaaataatgtaacgtgattaattaaaaaaaaaaaaattaccgccatttacgtgataaatttgatagccctactttaagccaaactaaagactctggatgaatgtaagacattttgtctgtaacattaaatacaattagaaaacgatttaattaaaaaaaaaaaaaataaaaataaaaaatatatatatattaataaaaggcatgtccaatatttttttgccaattccgatactttgaaaatgacgtgatcggacctgatcgatcgggacatctttaatgatGTGTtctaaatgtgaagttgttcagctttacagaccgcAAACAAGGCAATAGTGGTTTTTATGTCCTTCACGTTTGACAAttcgtaaagctgtaacacgcaTATGTAAACCTATGTTGAAAACGACacgcaattggtgttcaaacgtccatctagtcttatcaatatgtaaatttaggagatttgttaggcaaattaggctaatttaaagtccgctagcttaaatgctacgaatgctaacatatttacaattctcatagcaaatcaatCACACATAACACCACAAACAGTAGCTCGAAACTTaataacaaatgcatacacaaacatatagtagctgaaacaacttacagcctcatgtgggccaaaccagagcgcagctatcctttatccatgtcagacatctGCTCAATCATACAATGCGACAGCCAGCCATGCCCAATGctgacaccagagggcagtgtattaggggtgcacgatatccattttttgaaagcgatatcgataacttcctgctcctcaaaaccgataacgatatcgataaccgataataaatatataattttttaaatgtataacctgagtttttgaacacctggaggtttgaaaaaaaatagtggtggattcaacatagatttgcctttgatctcattagatttttcataatgacatgaacaaaacagtgcgtttcacttctgcactgcccgacagccagctaagaatgaatggacttccataaaccacaaggcttggtcttttcttgtttttatgggaagacactcatcTTAATATTATGACAGTACAACAGAATAATACACattttcaatactcaatatacaacaaactgcacaatacacttatatacacaactattatatgtatagcatagcagactagcttgagctactaaagcattggctggcttctgtaacacaacttatgaagttctgtacatatgacccttcaccacagaagtaaacatatattgcacatccatatgtaatagaaaacataaaacacatatatttccgaggcggaaacgtaacagaaagcattcacgactgtcaatgctaccgctagacaccgcaatgtgtaagtgattgaaccaaactactgtaacaaaaattagatgcagtgaattattctgaccagcaggtgggagcaacggcccgcaaatggtcaactgatttcccatactattgtgtaaactgtaaagccagaacagtacatattatcggtcctattataaatgttattggatttatcgggatgacgtcataatttctATTATCCGACCGATAATtaccggaccaataattatcgtgcatcagTACAGTGTACCCtctatcattaaacaaaataccttaggaatttttggatagttttggagtagttaaagggttaattcagacttaaacggaaatttgggttacgccgCCAGCACGGGAACGGAACCCGTTTGTAACTACCCGAATTAACGATATAGAGGAAAGAACTGAATTGGagtgaaacaaagaaaaaaaatttataattatatttttaCTCACTCAGTGTGACTTGtattgcagtgttgtttttggcagcccttgtcattttcgtcttggtcttttggacgaaatacTTCTAAGTCTTAGTCACATTCGAGTCATTTCAAAggatattttctttttaaaaaactttcgaTGTCACTGTTATCGTTTCGCTAGCTAGCAGCTAGCTTCAGTGCCACTCACACCTTTCTTAGCTAATTACTTTGTTGTTGTTAACTATAGACACCTACTGATATGGAAGAGTATTGCATGATTGAACAGCACACCCTCGGTTAACGACGCATTAGTGGATTCATTGtcaataaacatttttaacatcaATTAGGTGAAAGTGGATGATAGGGTTAGGCACACAAGAAACTACCCCACGACacagtggttgaaaaacactggtgaaaatattatttgaacacTCAAATGTTGTCATTTCATGTCATTGCGTCATATAATCAAACCAATGAATGACAGGCTTaacaactttaaaaatcaatgaagaACAATAACAATGCTTAAAAGAAAACTAAACAGACGACGACGCTGAAAATCAAGTCACGTCAAATAAGTCTCAGGAGAAAAATGAAGCGCACATCTGGGAGCAAAATCACGACATTGTCATCATAGATTCACAGAAGTTTTAACACTACGCGGATAGGGGATTATTTTCAGAGGACTTTTATGTGCTGTCCAAAGGTAAGGATACATTTTGGTGTTACCGGACCGGTCTGGCCATTCGGAAGGGTtcttaacggtacacaaaacagTGTTTGTAAGAGATTCAGAGAAGGAAAGATGCCTTTCAATCATGTCCACTTCAACTCGGATTCTCTGCCCTTCTAAAGGCAGATCCCACCCTCCAACAAACGTTGTTCTACCATGCATTGTGTATTTACCATCCTTAAATCCAAAGAAAAAACCCACCATTCGAGCTGGCAAACAAGGGTCGCCCCACTGGACCCCCAAACACCAGTCGTTGTTGTCTCCCACCTCTACATCCCAAATGTTTGTTCCCGAGTCCAAAGCGCAACCCAGCACAATTTTCGCCTTGGACCTCTCTGGATTCTCTGGGGGCTGATTTGCTTCATTTAAAGTCAGACTGGTCAGATCTTCAGACAGAATAAGACCCGGACCGGCCGTGTTGGGGTCCAGAATGACGGGACTGTAGGAGAGGCTCTCCTTCATTCGCTCCCAGATGTTGAACTTGAGGTTGCCCACGTGTTTGGCTTCGTCCAGCAGAACTCCTCCGGGCAGCTTCAGTTCATCGAGCGGTTCTTGGTATCTGCTCATTGCGGTCAGGATGTTTTTCATGAAGGCAATGTCGTCAGATGCCAGATTCTCCTCGGTGCGTCTGATAAAGTGTGACAGAGTGGCCATGTCTCTGCTTAAAGCCGCAATCTTCTCCTTCATGAATTGACTCTTGATTTTCTCTTCTTCCATGACCGCAGCTAACCTGGCCTTCTCCTCGACATCTAGGAAGCGACGGAGCTCTTCAAAATCCTTCTTAATCTTGTTTTCGATCTTCTCGCTCTGGACCTTGATGTACTCTGCCAGTTCTATGCAGTTCTCTCTAACCTTGGTATAATCTTCTAGTCTGTTCTTGGCACGCTGCAGTTCACACTGAAGTTCCTCCTTATGATCTTCCGCAACTTCTTTGAGGGGACGGAACTTGTGTCCTGCGTGGATTTTTGAatctctgcaaatgaggcacaCCAGCTCCTGGTCCTCTAAGCAAAAAAGTTTGAGTTTCTCATCGTGCAAGCAGCACGTGTCTTCAGACCAGACCTGATTTAAAAAGTTCTCACACATATTCCTTAGTGCTAAGTTCAAAGGTGGATCTGTCGACTGAAACTCTGTCCTACAGAGTGGACACGATCGCTCTCCTTTGTCCTTCCACTGCTGCAGACACGCACGACAGTAGCTGTGACTGCACGGCAGCATGACGGGATCTTTGAAGACATCCAGACAGGTCGGACATTGAAGATGCTGCTCTAGTCTTCCGGCCATGGTCTTTGAGATGAGCTGACTTGAAGCAACTACAAATGCCTTCTAGTTTGCTTTTGTTCTGCTTTTGAATTAGGCGTTGGCATCTGCTCCATCAGCCTGGCTGATAAGCAGAACAGGATATTCAAGTTGTTCAAGTGACCACTTCATGAATTGGACCGTCAGTaaccttaaagtgatcctctaacacaaatacatgtaggctctaataaaccacaattgttctcttgtactaaaatatgttgttaggaacacagaaaatgttaaatcaatggcaatattttataatatttagtccatattttgaccgttagttggcgccatggtttgccggctcgcagtgatgacttcATTGGTATTGTAGCTGCCATTAAGGcagaataaagaaataaataattgactcTTTGATCTGGGGGTGTAATGTTAAGCATTTAGTTTCTTTGATATGGAGTGGGAACTAAAGTTCACTGTCGCAAGTTGACATGGGCACTATTAAGTGTTACATCGGCTTATTATCTGATGAATACCACTACAGTACAGACAACTTTTCAGTACCTCTGATCAAGATAAACAAGGAAACATCTCAAGTGCATAGTGCATCGAAGAATTGAAGCTGAACTAATTTCCTCTGGAGTAAAGcggccaatgaggtaatttagtttgtgttatttgttagtttgcgTTAATTGACTTAGTTTCTGTTAGTGTAGTTAGTGTAGTATTCATGTTGTTTTATGTTTCTGTGTGAATATAATTTGACttcatgtatatatttatttgtgCTGTATGGAAATGATCTGacttaatgtatatatttgtctgaactgactttatgtatatttttatctgTATTGTTCAGTTCTCACTGCATTGTCACGGCATTGTCAAGGCAATTCAAGGCATTGTCAAGGCAAATCAAGTTCTGTGATTACAGCCCGTAAAAGAGAAACAGCTTGGTTCGTCATTTCGACTCGAGAG from Corythoichthys intestinalis isolate RoL2023-P3 chromosome 21, ASM3026506v1, whole genome shotgun sequence includes:
- the LOC130909274 gene encoding E3 ubiquitin-protein ligase TRIM35-like, whose amino-acid sequence is MAGRLEQHLQCPTCLDVFKDPVMLPCSHSYCRACLQQWKDKGERSCPLCRTEFQSTDPPLNLALRNMCENFLNQVWSEDTCCLHDEKLKLFCLEDQELVCLICRDSKIHAGHKFRPLKEVAEDHKEELQCELQRAKNRLEDYTKVRENCIELAEYIKVQSEKIENKIKKDFEELRRFLDVEEKARLAAVMEEEKIKSQFMKEKIAALSRDMATLSHFIRRTEENLASDDIAFMKNILTAMSRYQEPLDELKLPGGVLLDEAKHVGNLKFNIWERMKESLSYSPVILDPNTAGPGLILSEDLTSLTLNEANQPPENPERSKAKIVLGCALDSGTNIWDVEVGDNNDWCLGVQWGDPCLPARMVGFFFGFKDEPFRMARPVR